A single genomic interval of Lewinellaceae bacterium harbors:
- a CDS encoding DUF4252 domain-containing protein codes for MRISIVLLALFSLFSCSSPKTTAQFYHTHKHKEGVSNFKMPGWLVWIGGGIAQGLVQDPEARAGLRLARKVKKLRFMATEDYNPITTAEVSDFVNNIRSAGYEDLLQVKEGGSTVHILSREKKEKLKNLVILVNDEEEFVFMDMKSRLKYEDLSELVNTILKAENMKTEEEQKQEEQPAESGEQPVVAKKEPRA; via the coding sequence TTTGTTTTCCTGCAGTTCGCCGAAAACAACAGCACAGTTCTACCATACCCATAAGCACAAAGAAGGAGTTTCCAACTTCAAGATGCCGGGGTGGCTGGTTTGGATTGGCGGCGGCATCGCCCAGGGATTGGTGCAGGACCCGGAAGCCAGGGCAGGCCTTCGGCTGGCCCGCAAGGTAAAAAAGCTTCGATTTATGGCGACGGAAGATTACAACCCGATCACCACTGCGGAGGTCAGCGATTTCGTCAACAACATCCGCAGCGCCGGCTACGAGGACCTGCTCCAGGTAAAGGAGGGCGGCTCCACCGTTCACATCCTTTCGCGGGAGAAAAAAGAGAAGCTCAAAAACCTGGTTATCCTGGTCAATGACGAAGAGGAGTTCGTCTTCATGGACATGAAATCCCGCCTCAAATACGAAGACCTCTCCGAGCTGGTCAACACCATCCTCAAGGCCGAGAACATGAAAACGGAAGAGGAACAGAAACAGGAAGAACAGCCCGCGGAGAGCGGGGAGCAGCCGGTTGTGGCGAAGAAGGAGCCGAGGGCGTGA
- a CDS encoding DUF4252 domain-containing protein, translated as MRTFIWSALLALGPLFAFAQPKAIAQFYEKYKQQEHVTDVKLQGWLLEIASSFADDEQAKKILDKITYLRVLVMEEGNLVSASEYKNLLKDIRQSSFEELLKIREGQQDIGFYIREKGDTITDVLLLVNGESQFVLLSLEGLLKFSDLNDLHIDIDGAEHFERLPEKKGDVPRA; from the coding sequence ATGAGAACCTTCATCTGGTCAGCGCTGCTGGCGCTGGGGCCGTTGTTTGCCTTCGCCCAGCCTAAAGCCATCGCGCAGTTCTACGAAAAGTACAAGCAACAGGAGCACGTTACGGATGTCAAGCTCCAGGGATGGCTTCTGGAGATTGCCTCCAGCTTTGCCGACGACGAGCAGGCCAAAAAAATCCTCGACAAGATCACCTACCTCCGGGTATTGGTCATGGAAGAGGGCAACCTGGTCAGCGCCTCCGAATACAAGAACCTGCTGAAAGACATCCGCCAGAGTTCCTTCGAAGAACTGCTCAAAATCCGGGAAGGGCAGCAGGACATCGGCTTCTATATCCGCGAGAAAGGAGATACCATCACCGATGTGCTGCTCCTGGTCAACGGGGAAAGCCAGTTCGTCCTGCTCAGCCTGGAAGGATTGCTCAAATTCAGCGACCTCAACGACCTGCACATCGACATCGACGGGGCAGAGCACTTCGAGCGGCTGCCGGAGAAGAAGGGGGATGTTCCGAGGGCGTGA